Proteins encoded together in one Camelina sativa cultivar DH55 chromosome 9, Cs, whole genome shotgun sequence window:
- the LOC104715669 gene encoding F-box/kelch-repeat protein At4g39550-like, with translation MLCREKKMMSTKKPSLTNPAPSLLSLPDDLLLSCFARISRLYYPTLSGVSKRFRSILSSSELYETRSFLGRTESVLYVCFQFNPGPNTRWFTLCAKPDQTLSKKKKNKKKSSGYVLAALPILNSPPAHSTTFAVVGSDIYNIGASTFKAPLSKVSILDCRSHRWLEGPSMQVERYWSVANVLDDKIYVAGGSDDYDASNWMEVFDPKTQTWEAKFNTLRERCARYVSKSAVIDDEIYMYRFCGVAYKPKEDRWKALNMGDLDRGWVESPYYVIDNILYCYHAINGMMKWYYSKERYWIPLKGLQGLSMCTDQSSVHLASHGGKMVVVWNNYMTYGSSEDKKIWCAVIALERRNSGDIWGKVEWHDVVLTVPISYEIVSALSATL, from the exons ATGTTGTGccgagagaagaagatgatgtcgACGAAGAAACCCTCGCTAACTAATCCAGCTCCGTCATTGCTTTCACTCCCCGATGATTTACTATTGAGCTGCTTCGCACGCATCTCGAGATTGTACTACCCAACTCTCTCCGGAGTATCCAAGAGGTTTCGCTCAATTCTTTCTTCATCGGAGCTTTATGAGACCCGATCATTCTTAGGACGCACCGAGAGTgttctttatgtttgttttcaatTCAATCCTGGCCCTAATACACGTTGGTTCACTCTCTG cgccaaaccTGATCAAACCCttagcaagaagaagaagaacaagaagaagtcaaGTGGGTATGTTTTGGCTGCACTCCCAATCCTCAATTCTCCTCCTGCGCACTCGACGACCTTCGCGGTCGTTGGTTCTGATATCTACAACATTGGTGCATCCACCTTCAAAGCGCCCTTGTCTAAAGTCTCGATCTTGGACTGCCGGTCTCATAGGTGGCTCGAGGGTCCAAGTATGCAGGTGGAAAGGTATTGGTCAGTGGCTAATGTCCTTGATGACAAGATATATGTAGCAGGAGGCTCTGATGACTACGATGCCTCCAATTGGATGGAGGTTTTCgatccaaaaacacaaacttggGAGGCTAAGTTTAACACTCTGAGGGAGAGATGTGCACGATATGTATCGAAGAGTGCGGTGATTGACGATGAGATCTATATGTATAGGTTTTGTGGTGTGGCTTACAAACCAAAGGAAGATAGATGGAAAGCTTTAAATATGGGCGATTTGGATCGAGGATGGGTAGAGAGTCCATATTACGTGATAGATAACATACTATATTGTTATCATGCTATCAATGGAATGATGAAATGGTACTACTCTAAAGAAAGATATTGGATACCTTTGAAAGGTTTACAAGGACTGTCTATGTGTACTGATCAGTCGTCTGTTCATTTGGCGAGTCATGGTGGAAAGATGGTGGTTGTTTGGAACAATTATATGACTTACGGTTCCAGTGAAGACAAGAAGATCTGGTGTGCTGTGATTGCGCTTGAAAGACGCAACAGTGGAGATATTTGGGGGAAGGTCGAGTGGCATGATGTTGTGCTTACAGTACCTATCTCTTATGAAATCGTGTCTGCTCTTTCTGCTACTCTTTGA